One part of the Vitis riparia cultivar Riparia Gloire de Montpellier isolate 1030 chromosome 6, EGFV_Vit.rip_1.0, whole genome shotgun sequence genome encodes these proteins:
- the LOC117916331 gene encoding uncharacterized protein LOC117916331, whose amino-acid sequence MKQRLKKLGGYANDNVKIWVIQNEIRDCVDGNAMTIEGENEEDEKFEINPNKDVIKRVDGGSLMEINKTFQQLKTHLIDLSHGASSSSCEKVFTEFEEKYTTLKDLFLGSSEKSLRMHEEGMKNHILSCERSLKDEDNKKGNEHYVHTLLIDKLCTEDLNGKNEDACAISIEVHIIPDKNVDILPFPIKRTRRDYGKEPLRALCGFPEHVMKTRRKETKQIQGFPLCIQFKEDGKASSIRDVVDAQSFNVLQSLVADYDFNKALSKRFWIHCDQGVETNSGL is encoded by the exons ATgaaacaaagattgaaaaaactcGGTGGCTATGCAAATGACAAT GTCAAAATATGGGTGATACAAAATGAGATAAGAGATTGCGTGGATGGAAATGCGATGACAATAGAGGGTGAGAATGAGGAGgatgaaaaatttgaaatcaatccaaacaaagatgttattaaacga GTTGATGGTGGGAGCTTAATGGAGATAAataaaacctttcaacaattaaagacaCATCTAATTGATTTGTCTCATGGTGCAAGTAGTAGTAGTTGTGAAAAAGTTTTTACTGAATTTGAGGAGAAATATACTACATTGAAAGATCTCTTTCTTGGGTCAAGTGAAAAATCTTTGAGAATGCACGAGGAGGGAATGAAGAATCACATTCTCTCATGCGAGAGAAGTTTGAAAGATGAGGAtaataagaaaggaaatgaacatTATGTTCACACTTTGTTAATTGACAAGTTATGCACTGAGGATTTGAATGGaaagaatgaagatgcatgtgctATATCAATTGAAGTGCATATCATTCCGGACAAAAATGTAGATATTTTACCATTTCCAATCAAAAGAACTAGAAGAGATTATGGAAAG GAACCATTACGAGCACTATGTGGTTTTCCCGAGCATGTCATGAAAACACGTAGAAAGGAAACCAAGCAAATTCAAGGTTTCCCCCTTTGTATacaatttaaggaagatgggaAAGCGTCAAGTATTAGAG ACGTGGTGGATGCTCAATCATTCAATGTACTTCAATCTCTTGTTGCTGATTATGATTTCAATAAAGCATTGTCAAAAAG ATTTTGGATTCATTGCGATCAAGGAGTCGAGACGAATTCCGGTTTATGA